A part of Gramella sp. MAR_2010_147 genomic DNA contains:
- a CDS encoding YegS/Rv2252/BmrU family lipid kinase, which translates to MNFKEVLLVVNPISGQTDKKKIIDDVKQKIEKENLNLHLFSTTGEDDQKKIKSEIEKNHIDRVIVAGGDGTINLVAEVMKGSGITMGIIAAGSANGMAENLNLPEIFEEQLEIALGPNYLNIDILCLNDIICLHISDLGINAELIKNYEGSNIRGKFGYLIQSIPTLMQSEYPFLFNIQTEQTTKEAEAVLLGFANANKYGTGANVNPQGKPNDGIFEILIFKKLNLIEILKTLKNETELDPDFVEIIPAREAIITCKKPVSFQIDGEYIGEETKIEIKMLPEKLRIAIP; encoded by the coding sequence ATGAATTTTAAGGAAGTTTTATTGGTAGTTAATCCTATTTCAGGCCAGACAGATAAGAAAAAGATTATTGATGATGTTAAGCAAAAAATAGAAAAGGAAAATTTAAATCTTCACCTGTTCTCTACTACCGGAGAAGATGATCAGAAAAAAATTAAATCTGAGATAGAGAAAAACCATATTGATCGAGTTATCGTTGCCGGTGGTGATGGCACAATAAACCTAGTTGCTGAAGTGATGAAGGGCAGCGGGATCACCATGGGAATTATCGCGGCCGGCTCTGCAAATGGAATGGCCGAAAATCTTAATCTCCCTGAAATATTTGAAGAGCAATTAGAGATAGCTCTGGGTCCTAATTATTTAAATATAGATATTCTTTGTCTTAATGATATTATTTGCTTGCATATTAGTGACCTGGGTATAAATGCTGAACTTATTAAGAATTATGAAGGTTCCAACATACGTGGAAAATTCGGATATCTAATTCAATCCATTCCAACCTTAATGCAAAGTGAATATCCATTCCTTTTCAATATTCAAACTGAACAAACAACAAAAGAAGCTGAGGCGGTTTTACTCGGTTTTGCCAATGCCAATAAATACGGAACTGGTGCAAATGTAAATCCGCAAGGAAAACCAAATGATGGTATTTTTGAGATCCTCATTTTTAAAAAATTAAATCTTATTGAAATTCTGAAAACCTTAAAGAATGAAACTGAGCTGGATCCTGATTTTGTTGAAATTATCCCGGCACGAGAAGCCATAATTACCTGTAAAAAGCCGGTATCCTTTCAAATTGATGGTGAATATATAGGAGAAGAAACTAAGATCGAAATTAAAATGCTTCCAGAGAAACTAAGAATTGCTATTCCATAG